In Humulus lupulus chromosome 7, drHumLupu1.1, whole genome shotgun sequence, the following are encoded in one genomic region:
- the LOC133789472 gene encoding zinc finger CCCH domain-containing protein 48-like: MTFVNGTLFAGTQSGQILAWKASSEEANPFIPVSVPSSVTHEGAVVCLCYGGNRLFSGSLDSSIKVWDENLQCVATLKGHSDGVMSLVFWGYYLLSCSLDGTVKIWATSQGGQIEENYTHKEGHGVLALNGITLPKKTDAEADQNILLCSCNDNSVRLYTLPSFEEKGRFLTIQEVRTIQKGPGGLVFTGDGAGRTTVWKTNV; the protein is encoded by the exons ATGACTTTTGTGAATGGTACTTTGTTTGCTGGTACCCAGAGTGGGCAGATCTTAGCATGGAAAGCTTCCTCTGAAGAAGCTAATCCTTTTATTCCTGTTAGTGTCCCATCGTCCGTGACACATGAAGGTGCAGTAGTCTGTTTATGTTATGGTGGAAACAGACTATTTTCAGGTTCTCTAGACAGTTCAATCAag GTGTGGGATGAGAATTTACAATGTGTGGCCACTTTGAAGGGGCATTCAGATGGGGTGATGTCGCTTGTGTTTTGGGGATACTATTTATTGTCATGTTCATTGGATGGCACTGTCAAAATTTGGGCTACCTCTCAAGGAGGCCAAATAGAGGAAAACTATACGCATAAGGAAGGGCAT GGTGTTCTTGCACTTAATGGGATAACACTCCCTAAGAAGACTGATGCAGAAGCTGACCAAAATATTTTGCTTTGCTCTTGTAATGACAACTCTGTTCGTCTGTATACGCTGCCAAGTTTTGAAGAGAAGGGCAGATTCCTTACAATACAAGAAGTGAGGACAATTCAAAAGGGTCCCGGAGGACTGGTTTTTACTGGGGATGGTGCTGGTCGTACCACTGTGTGGAAGACGAATGTCTAA